One genomic window of Erinaceus europaeus chromosome 7, mEriEur2.1, whole genome shotgun sequence includes the following:
- the LOC103107077 gene encoding NKG2-A/NKG2-B type II integral membrane protein-like — MTSQQVTYAELNLPQETKRQQRPKGTKEFISITEQQITYAELNLQDVSQNLQEDDKHCQCKGVPSPPEKLLAGVLGIICLGLMCTVVSMIIIILSTEAPEQKGTSSTTTCRKHALYSKGWFTYSNNWYYYSDKRKTWNDSVLDCASKNSQLLYIDNEEEKEIFYSLSAFSWIGVFRKNYLKSWMISNGSTSLLRILDSSSGEYKCAIFYLSKFRATNCDSLNTYYCEHGH; from the exons ATGACTAGCCAACAAGTCACCTATGCAGAACTAAATCTGCCACAGGAGACAAAAAGACAGCAAAGGCCTAAAGGCACTAAAGAATTCATTTCAATCACTGAACAGCAAATAACCTATGCAGAACTAAATCTTCAGGATGTTTCTCAGAATCTTCAAGAGGATGACAAGCATTGCCAATGCAAAG gtgttcCATCTCCACCTGAGAAGCTCCTGGCTGGGGTCCTAGGAATCATTTGCCTTGGTCTAATGTGCACGGTGGTATCAATGATCATTATTATTCTCT ctACTGAAGCACCAGAGCAAAAGGGTACCTCTTCAACAACAACATGCAGAAAG CATGCTCTTTACTCAAAGGGATGGTTTACATATTCCAACAATTGGTATTACTATAGTGATAAGAGAAAAACATGGAATGATAGTGTGTTGGATTGTGCTTCAAAGAACTCTCAGCTTCTTTATATAGATAATGAAGAAGAAAAG gaaattttttattctttatcagcTTTTTCATGGATTGGAGTTTTTCGTAAAAACTATCTTAAGTCATGGATGATATCCAATGGTTCAACTTCCTTGCTAAg AATTTTAGACTCATCATCTGGTGAATATAAGTGTGCTATATTTTACTTATCTAAGTTCAGAGCAACAAACTGTGACTCTCTAAATACATACTATTGCGAGCATGGACATTGA